TGGTTCAAGAGAGTTGCCGGCCTATGCCTTCCTTATCCGGCCATAATTCCACAATCCGGCAGGGGTTCTAATACATCAGCATAATGCCCATTATAATTAAAACTAAGAAAAGAGCCTTTTTATATCTTTCCTCGCTCAACCTTTTGATCCCGTAAATACCGCATAGCATCCCGGTTATCATTACGGGAATTAGTTTCAGGAAGGTCATAGCAATGGCAGACGTTATATTACCACTGACAAGATGAAACAAAAGCACCAGTATACTGGTGCTGAAAATGAAGAGGTTTAACGATGCTACAACCTCCATTTTGGGCCATTCCCTGTTTGACATATAAAGGACGGCAGGGGGACCCGTTGTATTATATGCACCCCCTAATGTTCCGGCAAGCACCCCTAATATGTACGCTGTCCAGGCCGGCATCCTGTAGGGAACCCTCA
This bacterium BMS3Abin08 DNA region includes the following protein-coding sequences:
- a CDS encoding sulfite exporter TauE/SafE gives rise to the protein MEIIYIGGVIFIASLLQGMFGFAFVLIGMPLLLLFLNIKFVAPLIALFLPLISGILTFRFRVRFDFRKIAPLITGAVFGIPIGIFLLNEFSDDLMKSILGVFLIVYALYSLFIMRVPYRMPAWTAYILGVLAGTLGGAYNTTGPPAVLYMSNREWPKMEVVASLNLFIFSTSILVLLFHLVSGNITSAIAMTFLKLIPVMITGMLCGIYGIKRLSEERYKKALFLVLIIMGIMLMY